From one Suricata suricatta isolate VVHF042 chromosome 8, meerkat_22Aug2017_6uvM2_HiC, whole genome shotgun sequence genomic stretch:
- the PI4KB gene encoding phosphatidylinositol 4-kinase beta isoform X6: MGDMVVEPAPLKPASEPTPGPPGNSGGSLLGVITEGVGELSVIDREVAQKACQEVLEQVKLLRGGVAVSCSSTPLELVNGDTLDSSIRCLDDPPSQIQEEEDEMGATVASGTAKGTRRRRQNNSARQSWLLRLFESKLFDISMAISYLYNSKEPGVQAYIGNRLFCFRDEDVDFYLPQLLNMYIHMDEDVGDAIKPYIVHRCRQSINFSLQCALLLGAYSSDMHISTQRHSRGTKLRKLILSDELKPAHRKRELPSLSPAPDMGLSPSKRTHQRSKSDATASISLSSNLKRTASNPKVENEDEELSSSTESIDNSFSSPVRLAPEREFIKSLMAIGKRLATLPTKEQKTQRLISELSLLNHKLPARVWLPTAGFDHHVVRVPHTQAVVLNSKDKAPYLIYVEVLECENFDTTNVPARIPENRIRSTRSVENLPECGITHEQRAGSFSTVPNYDNDDEAWSVDDIGELQVELPEVHTNSCDNISQFSVDSITSQESKEPVFIAAGDIRRRLSEQLAHTPTAFRRDPEDPSAVALKEPWQEKVRRIREGSPYGHLPNWRLLSVIVKCGDDLRQELLAFQVLKQLQSIWEQERVPLWIKPYKILVISADSGMIEPVVNAVSIHQVKKQSQLSLLDYFLQEHGSYTTEAFLSAQRNFVQSCAGYCLVCYLLQVKDRHNGNILLDAEGHIIHIDFGFILSSSPRNLGFETSAFKLTTEFVDVMGGLDGDMFNYYKMLMLQGLVAARKHMDKVVQIVEIMQQGSQLPCFHGSSTIRNLKERFHMSMTEEQLQLLVEQMVDGSMRSITTKLYDGFQYLTNGIM; encoded by the exons ATGGGAGACATGGTGGTGGAACCTGCCCCCCTGAAGCCAGCTTCTGAGCCCACTCCTGGCCCACCAGGGAATAGCGGGGGCTCCTTGCTAGGTGTCATCACAGAAGGGGTCGGGGAACTATCGGTGATTGACCGCGAGGTGGCTCAGAAGGCCTGCCAGGAAGTGCTGGAGCAGGTCAAGCTTTTGCGTGGAGGCGTGGCCGTCTCCTGCTCCAGCACCCCACTGGAGCTGGTCAATGGGGATACTTTGGACAGCTCCATCCGTTGCCTGGATGACCCACCTTCTCAGATACaggaggaagaagatgaaatGGGGGCCACCGTGGCCTCGGGCACGGCCAAGGGGACGAGGAGGCGGCGGCAGAACAACTCAGCCAGACAATCCTGGCTGCTGAGGCTGTTTGAGTCAAAACTGTTTGACATCTCCATGGCCATCTCCTACCTGTACAACTCCAAGGAGCCCGGAGTGCAGGCCTACATTGGCAACCGGCTCTTCTGCTTTCGCGATGAGGATGTGGATTTCTATCTGCCCCAGCTGCTTAACATGTACATCCACATGGACGAGGACGTAGGTGACGCCATCAAGCCCTACATAGTGCACCGTTGCCGCCAGAGCATTAACTTTTCCCTGCAGTGCGCCCTGCTGCTCGGGGCCTACTCCTCAGACATGCACATTTCCACTCAGCGACACTCCCGTGGGACCAAGCTCCGGAAGCTGATCCTCTCAGACGAGCTGAAGCCAGCTCACCGAAAGAGGGAGCTGCCCTCTTTGAGCCCagcacctgacatggggctgtcTCCCTCTAAGAGGACTCACCAGCGCTCCAAGTCCGATGCCACCGCCAGCATAAGTCTTAGCAGCAACCTGAAACGAACAGCCAGCAACCCTAAAGTGGAGAACGAGGATGAG GAGCTCTCCTCCAGCACCGAGAGTATTGATAATTCATTCAGTTCC CCTGTCAGACTGGCTCCTGAGCGAGAATTCATCAAGTCCCTGATGGCAATTGGCAAGCGGCTGGCCACACTCCCCACCAAGGAGCAGAAGACACAACGGCTGATCTCAGAGCTCTCCCTGCTCAACCATAAGCTCCCTGCCCGAGTGTGGCTGCCCACTGCTGGCTTCGATCACCACGTGGTCCGGGTGCCCCACACCCAGGCTGTTGTCCTCAACTCCAAGGACAAG gcTCCCTACCTGATCTATGTGGAAGTCCTTGAATGTGAAAACTTTGACACCACCAACGTCCCTGCCCGGATACCCGAGAACCGGATTCGGAGCACACGGTCAGTGGAGAACCTGCCCGAATGCGGTATCACCCATGAGCAGCGGGCAGGCAGCTTCAGCACCGTGCCCAACTACGACAACGATGACGAGGCTTGGTCGGTGGACGACATAGGCGAGCTGCAGGTGGAG CTCCCTGAGGTGCACACCAACAGCTGTGACAACATCTCCCAGTTCTCTGTGGACAGCATCACCAGCCAGGAGAGCAAGGAGCCTGTGTTCATAGCCGCAGGGGACATCCG ACGGCGGCTCTCGGAGCAGCTGGCTCACACCCCCACGGCCTTCAGACGAGACCCGGAAGACCCTTCTGCAGTTGCTCTCAAAGAGCCCTGGCAGGAGAAAGTAAG GCGCATCAGAGAGGGCTCCCCCTATGGCCACCTCCCCAATTGGCGGCTTCTGTCAGTCATTGTCAAGTGTGGGGATGACCTTCGGCAGGAGCTCCTGGCCTTCCAGGTGTTGAAGCAACTGCAG TCCATTTGGGAACAGGAGCGAGTGCCCCTGTGGATCAAGCCATACAAGATCCTTGTGATTTCGGCCGACAGCGGCATGATTGAACCCGTGGTCAACGCTGTGTCCATTCACCAGGTGAAGAAGCAGTCACAGCTCTCCCTGCTCGATTACTTCCTGCAGGAACATGGCAGCTACACCACCGAGGCGTTCCTCAGTGCCCAGCGCAATTTTGTGCAAAGTTGTGCTGGCTACTGCTTGGTCTGCTACCTGCTACAAGTGAAGGACAG aCACAATGGAAACATCCTTTTGGATGCAGAAGGCCACATCATCCACATCGACTTTGGCTTCATCCTGTCCAGCTCACCCCGAAACCTGGGCTTTGAGACATCAGCCTTTAAGCTGACCACAGAGTTTGTGGAC GTGATGGGGGGCCTGGATGGCGACATGTTCAACTACTACAAGATGCTGATGTTGCAGGGGCTGGTCGCTGCT
- the PI4KB gene encoding phosphatidylinositol 4-kinase beta isoform X3, with the protein MGDMVVEPAPLKPASEPTPGPPGNSGGSLLGVITEGVGELSVIDREVAQKACQEVLEQVKLLRGGVAVSCSSTPLELVNGDTLDSSIRCLDDPPSQIQEEEDEMGATVASGTAKGTRRRRQNNSARQSWLLRLFESKLFDISMAISYLYNSKEPGVQAYIGNRLFCFRDEDVDFYLPQLLNMYIHMDEDVGDAIKPYIVHRCRQSINFSLQCALLLGAYSSDMHISTQRHSRGTKLRKLILSDELKPAHRKRELPSLSPAPDMGLSPSKRTHQRSKSDATASISLSSNLKRTASNPKVENEDEPVRLAPEREFIKSLMAIGKRLATLPTKEQKTQRLISELSLLNHKLPARVWLPTAGFDHHVVRVPHTQAVVLNSKDKAPYLIYVEVLECENFDTTNVPARIPENRIRSTRSVENLPECGITHEQRAGSFSTVPNYDNDDEAWSVDDIGELQVELPEVHTNSCDNISQFSVDSITSQESKEPVFIAAGDIRRRLSEQLAHTPTAFRRDPEDPSAVALKEPWQEKVRRIREGSPYGHLPNWRLLSVIVKCGDDLRQELLAFQVLKQLQSIWEQERVPLWIKPYKILVISADSGMIEPVVNAVSIHQVKKQSQLSLLDYFLQEHGSYTTEAFLSAQRNFVQSCAGYCLVCYLLQVKDRHNGNILLDAEGHIIHIDFGFILSSSPRNLGFETSAFKLTTEFVDVMGGLDGDMFNYYKMLMLQGLVAARKHMDKVVQIVEIMQQGSQLPCFHGSSTIRNLKERFHMSMTEEQLQLLVEQMVDGSMRSITTKLYDGFQYLTNGIM; encoded by the exons ATGGGAGACATGGTGGTGGAACCTGCCCCCCTGAAGCCAGCTTCTGAGCCCACTCCTGGCCCACCAGGGAATAGCGGGGGCTCCTTGCTAGGTGTCATCACAGAAGGGGTCGGGGAACTATCGGTGATTGACCGCGAGGTGGCTCAGAAGGCCTGCCAGGAAGTGCTGGAGCAGGTCAAGCTTTTGCGTGGAGGCGTGGCCGTCTCCTGCTCCAGCACCCCACTGGAGCTGGTCAATGGGGATACTTTGGACAGCTCCATCCGTTGCCTGGATGACCCACCTTCTCAGATACaggaggaagaagatgaaatGGGGGCCACCGTGGCCTCGGGCACGGCCAAGGGGACGAGGAGGCGGCGGCAGAACAACTCAGCCAGACAATCCTGGCTGCTGAGGCTGTTTGAGTCAAAACTGTTTGACATCTCCATGGCCATCTCCTACCTGTACAACTCCAAGGAGCCCGGAGTGCAGGCCTACATTGGCAACCGGCTCTTCTGCTTTCGCGATGAGGATGTGGATTTCTATCTGCCCCAGCTGCTTAACATGTACATCCACATGGACGAGGACGTAGGTGACGCCATCAAGCCCTACATAGTGCACCGTTGCCGCCAGAGCATTAACTTTTCCCTGCAGTGCGCCCTGCTGCTCGGGGCCTACTCCTCAGACATGCACATTTCCACTCAGCGACACTCCCGTGGGACCAAGCTCCGGAAGCTGATCCTCTCAGACGAGCTGAAGCCAGCTCACCGAAAGAGGGAGCTGCCCTCTTTGAGCCCagcacctgacatggggctgtcTCCCTCTAAGAGGACTCACCAGCGCTCCAAGTCCGATGCCACCGCCAGCATAAGTCTTAGCAGCAACCTGAAACGAACAGCCAGCAACCCTAAAGTGGAGAACGAGGATGAG CCTGTCAGACTGGCTCCTGAGCGAGAATTCATCAAGTCCCTGATGGCAATTGGCAAGCGGCTGGCCACACTCCCCACCAAGGAGCAGAAGACACAACGGCTGATCTCAGAGCTCTCCCTGCTCAACCATAAGCTCCCTGCCCGAGTGTGGCTGCCCACTGCTGGCTTCGATCACCACGTGGTCCGGGTGCCCCACACCCAGGCTGTTGTCCTCAACTCCAAGGACAAG gcTCCCTACCTGATCTATGTGGAAGTCCTTGAATGTGAAAACTTTGACACCACCAACGTCCCTGCCCGGATACCCGAGAACCGGATTCGGAGCACACGGTCAGTGGAGAACCTGCCCGAATGCGGTATCACCCATGAGCAGCGGGCAGGCAGCTTCAGCACCGTGCCCAACTACGACAACGATGACGAGGCTTGGTCGGTGGACGACATAGGCGAGCTGCAGGTGGAG CTCCCTGAGGTGCACACCAACAGCTGTGACAACATCTCCCAGTTCTCTGTGGACAGCATCACCAGCCAGGAGAGCAAGGAGCCTGTGTTCATAGCCGCAGGGGACATCCG ACGGCGGCTCTCGGAGCAGCTGGCTCACACCCCCACGGCCTTCAGACGAGACCCGGAAGACCCTTCTGCAGTTGCTCTCAAAGAGCCCTGGCAGGAGAAAGTAAG GCGCATCAGAGAGGGCTCCCCCTATGGCCACCTCCCCAATTGGCGGCTTCTGTCAGTCATTGTCAAGTGTGGGGATGACCTTCGGCAGGAGCTCCTGGCCTTCCAGGTGTTGAAGCAACTGCAG TCCATTTGGGAACAGGAGCGAGTGCCCCTGTGGATCAAGCCATACAAGATCCTTGTGATTTCGGCCGACAGCGGCATGATTGAACCCGTGGTCAACGCTGTGTCCATTCACCAGGTGAAGAAGCAGTCACAGCTCTCCCTGCTCGATTACTTCCTGCAGGAACATGGCAGCTACACCACCGAGGCGTTCCTCAGTGCCCAGCGCAATTTTGTGCAAAGTTGTGCTGGCTACTGCTTGGTCTGCTACCTGCTACAAGTGAAGGACAG aCACAATGGAAACATCCTTTTGGATGCAGAAGGCCACATCATCCACATCGACTTTGGCTTCATCCTGTCCAGCTCACCCCGAAACCTGGGCTTTGAGACATCAGCCTTTAAGCTGACCACAGAGTTTGTGGAC GTGATGGGGGGCCTGGATGGCGACATGTTCAACTACTACAAGATGCTGATGTTGCAGGGGCTGGTCGCTGCT